One window of Flavobacteriales bacterium genomic DNA carries:
- a CDS encoding gliding motility-associated C-terminal domain-containing protein codes for MLAWSLGHIVQAQPICSIDIGPDTTICQGGTATLHGPAGYGVYLWSTGETTPDINVTSAGDYWCQVSYPSGNLVVNGNFSAGNTGFSSEYTYSSTSLQNEGIYTVGSNANWYHAQFQGTGNGNFLIGNGGYVSWVNNQQDVWCQTIPCCPGQTYYLGFSARTLSNALPARAVWVMDGVLAQWPDMTFGAYGAGWQPFGTFWTAGPGQTSVSACINITSADGVGDDFGIDDINISGTIILRDTVHVAVTPLPSVDLGPDLALCAGDMMDLDASIPGGSYLWQDGGTDPTFHVTSAGNYSVTVTAQNCSNSDQVSIAYNPLPVVDLGADTMLCAGENLTLTAFAPGSTYLWQDGSTGATFNVTTSGLYWAEVTRNNCSARDSIVVGYKPMPTVFLGNDTSICAGASMTLDATVPGATYLWQDGSTAPTLLLSATGVYQVDLDLNGCSVTDAIQVTVKPLPVADIGLDTTVCPGSSVIFDATTAGATYLWNDGSTGPTLTTDAPGNYSVQVTVNGCSASDAAFLSNFNLQSVSLGPDRTICAGGSVMIGVTVAGATYFWNTGATTDSIAVSSVGTFWVDATLNGCAVRDSIIVSVTPLPVVDLGPDVAVCPGTQATLDATTPGGSYLWSNGAITPTITVGTGIWSVDVTVNGCTASDAATITNLTPPTVDLGLDQVVCPGASATFDATTAGATYLWNDGSTGPTLTTDVPGNYSVQVTVNDCSTSDAADLSNFNLQSVSLGPDRTICAGGSVMIGVTVAGATYFWNTGATTDSIAVSSVGTFWVDATLNGCAVRDSIIVSVTPLPVVDLGPDVAVCPGTQATLDATTPGGSYLWSNGAITPTITVGTGIWSVDVTVNSCTASDAATITNLTPPTVDLGLDQVVCPGASATFDATTAGATYLWNDGSTGPTLTTDAPGNYSVQVTVNGCSASDAAFLSNFNLQSVSLGQDRTICAGGSVMIGVTVAGAIYLWNTGATTDSIAVSSTGTFWVDATLNGCAVRDSIDVSVTPLPVVDLGPDVAVCPGAQATLDATTPGGSYLWSNGAITPTITVGTGIWSVDVTVNGCTASDAATITNLTPPTVDLGLDQVVCPGASATFDATTAGATYLWNDGSTGPTLTTNAPGNYSVQVTVNGCSTSDAADLSNFNLQSVSLGPDRTICAGGSVMIGVTVAGATYFWNTGATTDSIAVSSTGTFWVDATLNGCAVRDSIGVSVTPLPVVDLGTDIAVCPGAQATLDATLLGGSYLWSNGAVTPTITVGTGTWSVDVMVNGCTASDVATITNLTPPAVDLGPDTTLCPNSSIVLNAGPSGTNYLWSTGATGQSIMVTSTTTASVTVTDAQGCSSTDAITISYADPGALSLGPDTSVCAGEPVTLDATMPGASGYLWSDGTTNAVLTTTIGGTWSVAVTQGACLTGDTIIVQSVQSPSITLGNDTTLCSGETLDLQVSSANATFEWQDGSSGNYFAVNAAGDYWVVATNAATCTDTASIHVAYLNASSFNLGADTAICEGTSLLLDAGLPGGNTQWTGAVNSSTPMVTASTSGTFIATTTVSGCAFTDSISVTVFHLPAIDLGPDQDLCSGSTLQLTVNANSLLWDDGSSAGARTIDQPGTYWAMATNNGCSASDTVNVTGIPLPVVQLGPDTGLCASALLYLDATVLGGSYLWNDGSTLPARSVSAGTWSVEVSALGCSATDSIRIDPLPSPTLSLPADTTLCSGETWSINVTQPGSSYLWSTGSNSPSLLVNAPGTYGVTVDRDGCVAAANVDVAFVDLSNFSLGPDTVLCPGETLVLAVTVPGAMVAWQDGSTATQRTVSTAGTYEANIAVGGCTAQDDVHIGFTPLLEPDLGENRTLCAGDTALLLVSSGPAQVVWNNGTTGDALAVTSTGTYSVTLSLDGCVTSDAALITFLPVITQLDLGPDGRICPDNTLTLDATIPGASYIWNDGSHQSALVVDRPGVYHVTAQGPCILASDTVLITEGNCAPEVHIPNAFTPDGDDINDSFTPIVSDAVRSWSFSIFNRWGELIFTTDVPGVAWDGKVNGVEAPVGVYVWDVHYGTVTDAGVVQERLRGSVTLVR; via the coding sequence TTGCTTGCCTGGTCGCTTGGGCACATTGTTCAGGCCCAGCCTATCTGTTCCATTGATATCGGGCCGGACACCACCATCTGCCAAGGCGGTACAGCCACCTTGCACGGGCCAGCCGGATACGGCGTTTATCTCTGGAGCACCGGGGAGACCACGCCGGACATCAATGTGACGAGTGCTGGCGATTATTGGTGCCAAGTGAGCTATCCCAGCGGCAATCTCGTGGTGAACGGAAATTTTTCGGCCGGGAACACAGGTTTTAGCTCCGAGTACACCTATTCCTCGACTTCCTTGCAGAATGAGGGCATCTATACGGTCGGCTCCAATGCGAATTGGTACCACGCTCAATTCCAAGGAACAGGCAATGGAAACTTCCTGATCGGTAACGGCGGATACGTAAGCTGGGTGAACAACCAGCAGGACGTTTGGTGCCAGACCATTCCGTGCTGTCCTGGACAGACCTACTATTTGGGGTTCTCAGCCCGGACACTGAGCAATGCCCTGCCGGCCCGTGCCGTCTGGGTGATGGACGGCGTGCTGGCCCAGTGGCCCGATATGACATTTGGCGCCTATGGCGCAGGATGGCAGCCATTCGGCACCTTTTGGACCGCCGGTCCCGGACAGACCAGTGTCTCTGCCTGTATCAACATTACCTCTGCTGACGGCGTCGGTGATGACTTCGGTATCGATGACATCAACATTTCCGGCACGATCATCCTCCGCGATACCGTGCATGTGGCCGTTACGCCCCTGCCCTCGGTAGACCTTGGCCCTGACCTGGCTCTCTGTGCGGGGGACATGATGGACCTGGACGCCAGCATTCCGGGAGGATCTTACCTCTGGCAGGACGGTGGCACTGATCCTACATTCCATGTGACATCCGCAGGTAACTACAGCGTCACCGTAACGGCACAGAATTGCAGCAATTCGGACCAGGTGTCCATTGCCTACAACCCGCTCCCGGTCGTTGACCTTGGTGCGGACACTATGCTATGCGCAGGTGAGAACCTCACGCTTACCGCATTTGCACCGGGTTCCACGTACCTCTGGCAGGATGGATCAACGGGAGCAACGTTCAACGTAACGACATCCGGACTGTATTGGGCCGAAGTGACCCGGAACAATTGCTCCGCCAGGGATTCTATCGTGGTGGGCTACAAGCCGATGCCGACGGTATTCCTTGGGAACGACACGTCGATCTGCGCCGGTGCCTCCATGACGCTCGATGCGACCGTACCCGGTGCAACTTATTTGTGGCAGGATGGAAGCACGGCCCCTACCCTTCTGCTGTCCGCAACCGGGGTTTACCAAGTTGATCTGGACCTGAACGGATGTTCAGTGACCGACGCGATCCAAGTGACGGTGAAGCCACTACCTGTGGCCGACATCGGGCTCGACACCACCGTATGCCCGGGATCATCCGTGATCTTCGATGCCACCACGGCAGGCGCCACCTACCTCTGGAACGATGGTTCCACGGGACCAACACTCACCACAGACGCGCCGGGTAACTATTCCGTGCAAGTAACCGTGAACGGATGCTCCGCCTCGGATGCCGCGTTTCTTTCCAACTTCAACCTGCAATCGGTGAGCCTCGGGCCGGACCGAACGATCTGCGCCGGCGGGTCCGTGATGATCGGCGTAACCGTTGCTGGTGCAACCTATTTCTGGAACACCGGTGCCACCACTGATTCCATCGCCGTCTCTTCTGTAGGAACGTTCTGGGTGGACGCCACGCTCAACGGTTGCGCTGTGCGGGATTCCATCATTGTATCCGTAACCCCGCTACCCGTGGTGGATCTTGGCCCTGACGTCGCGGTCTGCCCGGGCACTCAGGCCACCTTGGATGCCACAACACCAGGAGGCAGCTACCTCTGGAGCAATGGTGCCATCACCCCGACCATCACCGTCGGTACGGGCATCTGGTCCGTGGATGTGACGGTGAACGGTTGCACGGCCTCCGATGCCGCCACCATCACGAACTTGACGCCGCCCACGGTGGATCTTGGTCTTGACCAAGTGGTCTGCCCCGGCGCTTCAGCCACCTTCGATGCCACCACGGCGGGCGCCACCTACCTCTGGAACGATGGTTCCACGGGACCAACACTCACCACAGACGTGCCGGGTAACTATTCCGTGCAAGTAACCGTGAACGACTGCTCTACCTCGGACGCGGCGGACCTTTCCAACTTCAACCTGCAATCGGTGAGCCTCGGGCCGGACCGTACGATCTGTGCCGGCGGGTCCGTGATGATCGGCGTAACCGTTGCTGGTGCAACCTATTTCTGGAACACCGGTGCCACCACTGATTCCATCGCCGTCTCTTCTGTAGGAACGTTCTGGGTGGACGCCACGCTCAACGGTTGCGCTGTGCGGGATTCCATCATTGTATCCGTAACCCCGCTACCCGTGGTGGATCTTGGCCCTGACGTCGCGGTCTGCCCGGGCACTCAGGCCACCTTGGATGCCACAACACCAGGAGGCAGCTACCTCTGGAGCAATGGTGCCATCACCCCGACCATCACCGTCGGCACGGGCATCTGGTCCGTGGATGTGACGGTGAACAGTTGCACGGCCTCCGATGCCGCCACCATCACGAACTTGACGCCGCCCACGGTGGATCTTGGTCTTGACCAAGTGGTCTGCCCCGGCGCTTCAGCCACCTTCGATGCCACCACGGCAGGCGCCACCTACCTCTGGAACGATGGTTCCACGGGACCAACACTCACCACAGACGCGCCGGGTAACTATTCCGTGCAAGTAACCGTGAACGGATGCTCCGCCTCGGATGCCGCGTTTCTTTCCAACTTCAACCTGCAATCGGTGAGCCTCGGGCAGGACCGAACGATCTGTGCCGGCGGGTCCGTGATGATCGGCGTAACCGTTGCTGGTGCGATCTATCTCTGGAACACCGGTGCCACCACTGATTCCATCGCCGTCTCTTCTACAGGAACGTTCTGGGTGGACGCCACGCTCAACGGTTGTGCTGTGCGGGATTCCATCGATGTATCCGTAACCCCGCTACCCGTGGTGGATCTTGGCCCTGACGTCGCGGTCTGCCCGGGTGCCCAGGCCACCTTGGATGCCACAACACCAGGAGGCAGCTACCTCTGGAGCAATGGTGCCATCACCCCGACCATCACCGTCGGCACGGGCATCTGGTCCGTGGATGTGACGGTGAACGGTTGCACGGCCTCCGATGCCGCCACCATCACGAACTTGACGCCGCCCACGGTGGATCTTGGTCTTGACCAAGTGGTCTGCCCCGGCGCTTCAGCCACCTTCGATGCCACCACGGCAGGCGCCACCTACCTCTGGAACGATGGTTCCACGGGACCAACACTCACCACAAACGCGCCGGGTAACTATTCCGTGCAAGTAACCGTGAACGGCTGCTCTACCTCGGACGCGGCGGACCTTTCCAACTTCAACCTGCAATCGGTGAGCCTCGGGCCGGACCGTACGATCTGCGCCGGCGGGTCCGTGATGATCGGCGTAACCGTTGCTGGTGCAACCTATTTCTGGAACACCGGTGCCACCACTGATTCCATCGCCGTCTCTTCTACAGGAACGTTCTGGGTGGACGCCACGCTCAACGGTTGTGCTGTGCGGGATTCCATCGGCGTGTCCGTCACTCCACTGCCTGTGGTGGATCTTGGTACCGACATAGCTGTGTGCCCGGGCGCTCAGGCCACCTTGGATGCCACGCTTCTTGGGGGATCATACCTCTGGAGCAACGGTGCCGTCACGCCGACCATCACCGTCGGTACGGGCACTTGGTCGGTGGATGTTATGGTGAACGGCTGCACGGCCTCCGATGTGGCGACGATCACGAACTTGACACCACCCGCTGTTGACCTCGGCCCCGACACCACGCTTTGCCCTAATTCTTCCATCGTGTTGAACGCCGGTCCTTCCGGCACGAATTACTTGTGGAGCACGGGTGCGACCGGCCAGAGCATCATGGTAACGTCAACCACAACAGCATCCGTTACGGTGACCGATGCCCAAGGCTGTTCCAGTACGGACGCCATCACCATTTCCTATGCGGACCCCGGCGCCTTGTCCCTTGGACCGGATACCAGCGTATGTGCAGGGGAGCCGGTCACCTTGGACGCCACCATGCCGGGTGCATCCGGATATCTCTGGAGCGATGGAACAACGAACGCCGTCCTGACGACAACTATCGGCGGGACTTGGTCCGTGGCCGTGACCCAAGGCGCATGCTTGACAGGTGACACGATCATCGTCCAGTCCGTTCAATCCCCTTCGATCACCCTGGGAAATGACACCACGCTTTGCTCCGGAGAAACGCTGGATCTACAGGTGTCCAGCGCGAATGCGACGTTTGAATGGCAGGACGGGTCTTCAGGCAACTACTTCGCAGTGAACGCGGCGGGGGACTATTGGGTGGTGGCCACGAATGCCGCAACGTGTACTGATACGGCCTCCATCCATGTGGCCTATTTGAACGCTTCCTCTTTCAACCTCGGAGCTGACACGGCCATCTGTGAAGGTACCTCGCTTCTTCTGGATGCAGGCCTGCCCGGCGGGAACACCCAATGGACCGGGGCGGTGAATTCCTCCACTCCCATGGTGACCGCGAGCACATCGGGCACTTTCATTGCCACCACCACTGTTTCAGGCTGCGCTTTCACGGACTCCATTTCGGTCACTGTCTTTCATCTCCCTGCGATCGACCTTGGCCCGGACCAGGACCTGTGTTCGGGCAGCACGCTCCAACTCACAGTGAACGCTAATTCCCTGCTCTGGGACGATGGATCGAGCGCAGGCGCACGAACGATCGACCAGCCGGGCACCTATTGGGCCATGGCGACGAATAACGGATGCTCGGCCTCCGATACGGTCAATGTGACCGGCATTCCCTTGCCGGTGGTGCAGCTAGGTCCGGACACGGGACTATGCGCCTCCGCGTTGCTGTACCTCGATGCCACCGTACTTGGCGGCAGCTATCTATGGAACGATGGCAGCACGCTCCCTGCTCGCAGTGTTTCTGCCGGCACATGGTCCGTGGAAGTGAGCGCACTTGGATGCAGTGCCACTGATAGCATCCGCATCGATCCGTTGCCCTCACCCACACTATCGCTGCCCGCTGATACGACCCTGTGCTCGGGTGAGACATGGTCGATCAACGTTACCCAACCCGGCAGCAGTTATCTCTGGTCCACGGGCAGCAATTCCCCTTCCCTCTTGGTGAACGCACCGGGCACATACGGCGTCACGGTGGATCGCGATGGCTGCGTAGCAGCAGCGAATGTGGATGTGGCCTTTGTGGATCTTTCCAACTTCAGCCTTGGACCCGATACGGTGCTCTGCCCGGGTGAAACTTTGGTGCTTGCAGTGACGGTCCCGGGCGCAATGGTCGCATGGCAGGACGGCTCCACCGCCACGCAACGGACCGTATCCACCGCGGGGACATATGAAGCGAATATCGCTGTGGGCGGATGCACCGCACAGGATGATGTACACATCGGCTTCACACCCCTGTTGGAACCGGACCTCGGCGAAAACCGCACACTATGTGCCGGTGACACCGCTCTGCTTCTCGTATCCTCCGGACCTGCGCAGGTGGTGTGGAACAACGGCACTACCGGTGATGCGTTGGCCGTAACAAGCACCGGAACCTATTCCGTGACTTTGTCCTTGGATGGATGCGTTACCAGCGACGCAGCCCTGATCACCTTCCTCCCCGTCATCACACAACTGGACCTTGGACCGGACGGCAGGATCTGTCCGGATAACACATTGACCTTGGATGCGACGATACCCGGAGCATCCTACATCTGGAATGACGGATCACACCAGTCCGCGTTGGTGGTCGACCGGCCCGGTGTTTACCACGTGACCGCCCAAGGCCCCTGTATCCTCGCGTCCGATACGGTATTGATCACGGAGGGGAACTGTGCGCCGGAGGTACATATCCCGAACGCGTTCACACCCGACGGCGATGACATCAACGACAGTTTCACGCCCATCGTGTCGGATGCGGTCCGGTCATGGTCCTTCTCCATCTTCAACAGATGGGGGGAGTTGATCTTCACTACCGACGTGCCGGGTGTCGCTTGGGACGGGAAGGTGAATGGCGTTGAAGCGCCGGTGGGGGTCTATGTATGGGACGTTCATTACGGGACCGTCACTGATGCCGGGGTCGTTCAGGAACGCCTTCGTGGCAGTGTGACGTTAGTCCGCTGA
- a CDS encoding methyltransferase domain-containing protein, translating into MSVVKCLLSYVWPVTVWEGPGKYGPLRMAWEGGHLVVNSGNANQSYGSLHAVWQECLNELKVAERQLKSVLILGFGAGSAAGILRKEMGLSTPILGVDGDPEMLRLARTYYKVGKLRDLELVESDALAFVQDHGNEYDLVLVDLCHELDLAPGVDEEPFIRDLRKCTSPGGLLCFNTIVHNEQSRLRSQRVSELLRLHFTRTDEHFYQGINRVLTAS; encoded by the coding sequence ATGTCTGTTGTGAAGTGCTTGCTGAGCTACGTGTGGCCGGTCACGGTTTGGGAAGGCCCGGGCAAATACGGACCGCTCCGCATGGCATGGGAGGGTGGCCATCTGGTGGTGAACAGCGGCAATGCCAACCAGAGCTATGGGAGCCTCCATGCGGTCTGGCAGGAATGCCTGAACGAGCTTAAAGTAGCTGAACGTCAACTTAAAAGTGTACTTATCCTTGGATTCGGCGCAGGCAGTGCCGCCGGGATCTTGCGCAAGGAAATGGGGCTTTCAACCCCCATCCTTGGTGTGGACGGCGATCCGGAGATGCTCCGATTGGCCAGAACCTATTACAAAGTGGGCAAACTGCGGGACCTGGAACTCGTGGAAAGCGATGCCTTGGCCTTCGTGCAGGATCATGGGAATGAGTACGATCTGGTCCTGGTGGATCTTTGCCATGAGTTGGACCTGGCCCCCGGCGTGGACGAGGAGCCCTTCATCCGCGACCTGAGGAAGTGTACCTCCCCCGGCGGCCTGCTTTGTTTCAACACCATTGTGCACAACGAACAGAGCCGCCTCCGCAGCCAACGCGTGAGCGAACTTCTGCGTCTTCACTTTACTCGGACGGACGAACACTTTTACCAAGGGATCAACCGGGTGTTGACAGCGTCGTGA
- a CDS encoding adenylate/guanylate cyclase domain-containing protein: MERISAITRHKLRKLLKYALVTAAIGAVLTLLSGHGGLRFLLGWVLLGTWTGILEEFLFGRRFRSLAIPLQFLGKALAVNLFTIALLAATLAANRGHTLPFTGDAGLTVGHLLASGEIFRFALLVVVVTSVSILVIQVEEFMGRRFFMGFLLGWYDKPREAERVVLSIDLVGSSALNERLGDLLYYRFLNTTLSLMTDSVLRHDAEIHKYVGDEVIFTWTMRDGTHNFNCLGLFFDIKERLEAHRQIMMREFGVAPEFRGGLHGGRVITAQVGHIKRAIDLSGDVMNTTSRLQSLAKELKADLMITQELRDRMPDADKRFTFGDLELLRVKGGKRQMGVRTVARKVVAATLQ, translated from the coding sequence TTGGAACGTATTTCAGCAATTACGAGGCACAAGCTGCGCAAGCTGCTGAAGTATGCCCTTGTCACCGCCGCCATTGGTGCGGTGTTAACCCTTTTGAGCGGCCATGGGGGACTGCGTTTCCTGCTGGGCTGGGTGTTGCTTGGCACTTGGACCGGCATTCTGGAAGAGTTTCTCTTCGGCAGGCGATTCCGGTCGTTGGCCATACCTCTTCAGTTTCTGGGCAAGGCCTTGGCCGTGAATCTTTTCACGATCGCCTTGTTGGCAGCTACCTTGGCTGCGAACCGTGGCCATACGCTCCCGTTCACCGGTGATGCAGGCCTTACCGTCGGGCATTTGTTGGCCTCCGGGGAGATCTTTCGCTTCGCCTTGCTGGTGGTGGTGGTAACCTCGGTATCCATTCTGGTCATCCAAGTGGAGGAATTCATGGGCCGCCGTTTCTTCATGGGCTTTTTGCTGGGCTGGTATGACAAGCCCCGCGAGGCGGAACGGGTGGTGCTCAGCATTGACCTGGTAGGCAGTTCAGCGCTTAACGAACGGCTTGGTGATCTGCTGTATTACCGGTTCCTGAACACTACGCTTTCGTTGATGACCGACTCGGTATTGCGCCACGATGCGGAGATCCACAAATACGTCGGCGACGAGGTGATCTTCACCTGGACCATGCGTGACGGCACGCACAATTTCAATTGCCTGGGGCTGTTCTTCGACATCAAGGAACGCTTGGAGGCGCACCGCCAGATAATGATGCGCGAGTTCGGCGTGGCGCCGGAGTTCAGGGGCGGCCTGCACGGGGGGCGCGTCATCACCGCGCAGGTGGGCCATATCAAGCGTGCCATTGACCTGAGCGGCGACGTGATGAACACCACCAGTCGCCTCCAGTCTCTGGCGAAGGAGCTGAAGGCGGACCTCATGATCACCCAAGAGCTGCGTGATCGCATGCCCGACGCCGACAAACGGTTCACCTTCGGGGATCTGGAGTTGCTCCGGGTGAAAGGCGGAAAGCGGCAGATGGGCGTTCGGACCGTGGCCCGGAAAGTGGTTGCTGCCACGCTCCAATAA
- the folP gene encoding dihydropteroate synthase: MGILNMTADSFHHESRQASVDDALRTAERMLAEGASVIDVGGASSRPGSVEIPLEEERKRVIPVVKALHDRFPEAMISIDTWRAAIAGEAVDAGASMVNDISAGLMDPAMLTTVAGLHVPYVLMHMQGTPRKMQHAPFYKNVLAEVVKFLSERLHAARQAGIADVVIDPGFGFGKDRDHNYALLRGLPAIKQLGVPVLVGLSRKRMINEVLGTRPEEALNGTTVLNTLALLNGADILRVHDVRPAMEAVKLLEAWD, translated from the coding sequence ATGGGCATCCTGAACATGACGGCCGATTCCTTCCATCACGAAAGCCGCCAAGCTTCCGTGGATGATGCCCTCCGGACCGCGGAACGGATGCTCGCCGAAGGGGCGTCGGTCATCGACGTTGGCGGAGCGAGCAGCCGTCCGGGCTCGGTGGAGATCCCGTTGGAAGAAGAGCGCAAGCGTGTCATTCCCGTGGTCAAGGCACTGCACGACCGGTTCCCGGAAGCGATGATCAGCATCGACACCTGGAGGGCCGCCATTGCCGGGGAAGCGGTGGATGCTGGCGCGTCCATGGTGAACGACATCAGCGCCGGACTGATGGACCCGGCCATGTTGACGACCGTGGCCGGCCTGCACGTACCCTATGTCCTGATGCACATGCAGGGCACCCCGCGAAAGATGCAACATGCACCTTTCTACAAGAACGTGCTGGCCGAGGTGGTGAAATTCCTGTCCGAACGGCTACACGCGGCCCGGCAGGCTGGTATAGCGGACGTTGTGATCGACCCCGGGTTCGGTTTCGGCAAGGACCGGGACCACAATTACGCACTGCTGCGGGGACTTCCCGCCATCAAGCAGCTCGGCGTTCCGGTGCTTGTGGGCCTTTCCCGAAAGCGGATGATCAATGAAGTGCTCGGCACGCGGCCGGAAGAAGCCTTGAACGGCACCACCGTATTGAACACACTGGCCTTGCTGAACGGGGCGGACATCTTGCGCGTGCATGACGTGAGGCCGGCCATGGAGGCCGTCAAGCTGTTGGAGGCATGGGATTGA
- a CDS encoding DUF1599 domain-containing protein, which yields MDKTLQEYDAVVETCMALFTKKAHDYGTAWRILRVSSLTDQVLIKAQRIRTLQQVGENKVGEGIRPELVGIVNYAAMALVQLEKGVVDAPDLRAGEATKAVRAKLVQARDLMMRKNHDYGEAWRSMRVSSLVDLILMKLLRVKQIEDNQGSTLVSEGIDANFLDIANYAVFAMILLNEEEG from the coding sequence ATGGACAAGACCCTTCAGGAATACGACGCCGTTGTGGAAACGTGCATGGCGCTCTTCACCAAGAAGGCCCATGACTATGGCACGGCATGGCGGATCCTGCGGGTCTCTTCGCTCACCGACCAGGTGCTGATCAAGGCGCAGCGCATCCGCACGTTGCAACAGGTAGGGGAGAACAAAGTGGGTGAAGGCATCCGGCCGGAACTGGTGGGCATCGTTAATTATGCAGCGATGGCCTTGGTCCAGTTGGAGAAAGGCGTAGTGGACGCACCGGACCTCCGTGCCGGGGAGGCTACCAAAGCGGTCCGTGCCAAACTGGTCCAGGCGCGCGACCTTATGATGCGCAAGAACCACGACTATGGGGAGGCCTGGCGCAGCATGCGCGTAAGCTCACTGGTGGACTTGATCCTCATGAAGTTGCTCCGTGTGAAGCAGATCGAAGACAACCAAGGCTCCACCTTGGTCAGCGAGGGCATCGACGCGAACTTCCTGGACATAGCGAATTATGCCGTATTCGCGATGATCTTGTTGAACGAGGAGGAAGGTTAG
- a CDS encoding carboxypeptidase regulatory-like domain-containing protein, with the protein MRLATCILIIALLGICQEASAFRLHLNGLVTDYATQQPMSAARVRIYKNGVMQRVARTGALGQYSIILDNHADYVVRVDAPGYQVKCITIDTQGLEWESDRRVSHLEVEMRLPTLQSGIDLSYFDLPLGMARFEPATGLTRWNMTYERIVNAAAQEVMARYDQRCMEMGMPVARGDMELGAFLVHEKR; encoded by the coding sequence ATGCGACTTGCCACTTGTATCTTGATCATAGCGTTGCTGGGCATCTGCCAAGAAGCCTCGGCCTTCCGTCTGCACTTGAACGGCTTGGTAACGGACTATGCGACCCAGCAGCCGATGTCCGCCGCCCGGGTGCGCATTTATAAGAACGGCGTGATGCAGCGCGTGGCCCGGACCGGGGCCTTGGGCCAGTATTCCATCATTTTGGACAATCATGCCGATTACGTGGTGCGGGTGGACGCTCCCGGCTATCAGGTCAAGTGCATCACCATTGATACGCAAGGACTGGAATGGGAAAGCGACCGGCGTGTGAGCCATCTGGAGGTGGAGATGCGACTTCCGACCTTGCAAAGCGGTATCGACCTTTCCTATTTCGACCTTCCCCTCGGTATGGCGCGGTTCGAGCCGGCCACGGGCCTCACGCGCTGGAACATGACCTACGAGAGGATCGTTAATGCGGCCGCTCAAGAGGTAATGGCCAGGTATGACCAGCGATGTATGGAAATGGGAATGCCCGTCGCACGTGGCGACATGGAACTCGGGGCTTTCCTGGTCCACGAAAAGCGATAG